The Ptiloglossa arizonensis isolate GNS036 chromosome 9, iyPtiAriz1_principal, whole genome shotgun sequence nucleotide sequence TGTTTtctacgaaaaaacgaagaacgtgGTCAGGTATCGTTTCGTTGAGGAGAAAATGTTTGTCCCAACGGACATTGTTATACCTTATTGCTTGAGTGAACACCTAAACTGCTCCGCATAATGTCACAGGCTCGGTTATAGTTAACAGCGACGTAACATGTGGCAAAAGTTGTGACATTATGCGAGACAGTGTCTCCGTTATTTACGGATATATGGAAAAAGAGGTCGGTACATTTTTACAAGctgtttttcgattctccgtaagaTTGTAtgaaagaaacaatatttttgttcgaTGTCCGAAAGTAAAGTTACACTGGAATGTCCAGTTCCAAATGGTAGATTTTTACAAGCTGTCGAATTTGTCTTTCGATCCTCTACAAAGCTGTAGAAGTGTCTCGCGTACAAGCCCTTCGAGAATTACGATCGCGGATAAACGATCCCGTGGATTTCAATTGGGAATTTCCGAGCGTTCGAAAGCACCGCTGACCAGCGAGGATCTATTTCCTTCGGTCAGGTACGTATCGCGGGAATCGTTCAAAGGATCCTACTACGGGAAAAACCGGCCAACCTCTTCGTCCGTATCCCGTTGGTTTCTGAAAATCGAGGCTGCTGCAATCGATCGATGCTCCACTCGACAAACCGACCCTACCCCTCTGTAAACCCGCATCGAAGTTCAGACTTCTCCGAACCGTAAACCGATAACTCTTTGGCAAAGTCGTTTCCGAAACCAGCGGGACCCCACCCCGTGTCATAAATTTCGTCCAACGTTGTACACGGATCGTCCTCCCCTACTCACTGTCCAGTGCTGCAAATAAAGTTGGCCCTGATGAACAATTGCGACAACGACAGATAATCCAGTAACCGGGCCGAGTGAACGAACCGGGTGAACATCTCGGGGAACCTTTGATGATATTCGTCCATTTTCACTCCGAATCTACACAAGGTTATCAATAGATTCCTGGAGGTTCTCAGTTCCCCGTGGATGGTCTTGGACGATCTCGAGTAATCGTATATCAACGTGGTCCTCTTCGCGTGGAGATCCCATTCGTTCTCGGATTGTTTctcgttctcctcctcctcgtcgtcgtcgacgtcgtcttcGTTGTTCATCTCgtactcgtcctcgtcgtctttCGCCTCGTTGATCAACCGTAGCACAGCGGTGGATTCCGTTCTCGCGCCAGTACTGTTGGTGGAGAACGGTTGCAATTGATGCAGATCCTTGCACACTACCTGTTGGTAGACGTTGTGATCGATCGTCAGCTCGCAATCGCTACGCGACTCGACAAGGGGGTGTTGGAGAGCTCGTGAACCCGATCTGGGACTCCTGTAGTAGTTCGATTGGATCACGGAGAAGTGCTTGGAACCGTAGGCGCAATCGGAGaggttcttcgtcttcttcaccAACAGACTGGTGCGTTTCGGTTTGTAGAGATGATACGACGTCTCGCAGACTCCGTTCACGTCCAGCTCGTTCACGCGACGATCCACGTCGAATCTGTGCATAGTGTTCTGCAACATCGACAGTACGCCCCTCTTCAGGTTCAACGCCCATAATGGTTCCTGTCGTTCCGGGCATAGCTCGTCTATACGACCGTCGTCGAACGCGAATCGCAGAACGTGTCGTTCCAGGCTCCGTTTGAACTCGCCGCCAGCGCGGTCAGGGAACTCGGGATTGTACTTCTCCGGATCGTGGCTTATGCTCGCGTTGCGAAACTTCAGGGTACCCTCGCAGGGGCTGGTGAACCGCACCACCAGGTCCGCGTCGAGGCGCAAGGTCGACTCGTTTCGCGCGTGTCCCGGTGGACCTCCTAGATTCGTGCTGACGTCCACCGAGTATCTGTACCAATAAGAGATCCCCTCTTCGTACTTGAATTTCCTGCTCGCTGGCACTAAAAACACATGGACAGTACGTTATTCCTCTTTGTAAACTACGATGCAGTAGAACCTCCGTTATCTCGGAATTCCAATCGACTCTTCGGGGCACGATTGTCGAACgttgtgaaaattaaaaatataggtCAATCGGATACTTCATTACGAGGCACGGTATTAACTCGtgtaacttttaatttttcGCTGATTGAAAAATATCCGTGTTAGGATACGGAAATCATGAGGCATTCTTTAACCCACTGTGCCCCAAAGAGTTACGTTTAATCTCAAAATTCGTTCCCGGTCGATTTCTATAAGAAAACGGTCGTTTGAAAAGACACTCCGCTTTATctacgattttgaaaaattgtgatCTCTGTACTCCCACTCGTGGACAAATGATCGTATTGCATCCAGTTCTCGTTATTTAAAATAGCGAATACATtgcgtgtacacgtgtacgcgTGAACTTCCTCGTtgcgtgtacacgtgtacgGGATGCTCTCCCGcgaacgaataattaattaatcgaataTCGGAGGCTCCACCGTAACGATACTTCCGCTGGATTTCGTTACCTTTGCATTTCGTTCTGCTGCAATAGGTCGGGTCCTTGAAGATTTCTGAAACGAGATTACCGATCGGATTATTGACAAGTTCGTACGGTTGCAAAAATGGCCGTTCTTGGAAATCGACTCTCGCTCGCTCGACGACGAATCGTGAATGGGAATTACGATTCGCTGATAACGCGAACGATACGCGAACTGTGCACCCGATGCAACTTCTTAGAAAGGAGTGTTAAATAACACGCGCGGCAGATAAATAATCGAGAATAACACGGTTGCGTAGTCCCGGTTCCCGGATCCCGTCACGGATAAACACAATTGTCGTTACCCCGAACGAGGGTACCGATATCGTTCTGGAAAAAgtagaataacaaaaaaaaaagaaaaataaaaaaaaataaaaaaacaaaactcaCCTGTGTGCACCGTGTCGATCGTAACGCAGATCGCGACCAGGAGGATCGCGAAACGGTTCCACGATCGTTGATCCCGAACCATGATTGCTTCCACCGGTGATCACCGAGGTCAAGGTTGTCACTCGTGTCTACGATGCGTTCTTCATCCCCTTCGTTCACGAGGACGCGCTTCTACTCCATTTCCGCCGGGCCGTTGttcgattcctcgcgaacgttcgaattCGCTGAAACGGTACCCCTCCTCTACGAAAACTCCACAATGAATCGAGACACCGAAGAGAAGAGTAGAGAAGATCCCGGTTATCTCGCGCACTCCGCGTTCGTGATTTACGCGCGTGTCGTTCGCGACGATTAATTATCCGCACGGAGGGCGAGCAACGCACGACCGATTTTTCGCACGGAGGGAAGATCGAGTTCTGTGCGAGGCTACGATCGAATTTCGCCGACCgaggtggaaaaaaaatatatatatatgtatatatatatatatatatatatatgtatatatatacgaaaCGAAACCTCGGGTAAGACGAAACAATTTCGACGACGATCGTACGTACCGCCGCGAAAATATCGCGCACGGATTGCGGCACGCAGGGTACCGCGCGGAACCGTAATGGAGATTACTGATCTACCGCCGTGTGTTCGGTATATTGGTTAAATAAGTGCTTCCTGTCCTGACCGAGCTCGCCGACCGAATAGCTAACGACACCGAATCAACTGGAGTATCCCTCTCGGAGGGGGAGAGGATCGGTGCCAAAGGTCTTCTTGTTTTTCGTATTTGTACGGGGTCAGGGGTCGCCGTGCGAGATTAGATAAATCCGAGAAACGACCCTTCGCCGACCGTCTACGATTCGTACGGTTACGTTCGTGGAATACGTATCGGCAGCTTTGTTATTATTAGGCCGGCGCGCACCAAATGCCCGCTTTTCAACCGTTTCCATTTCAGCGCGTCGAACGAGAAGGACATCTTGGACGTCCACGCCTCCTCGAATACGATATTTTACGAATTGTACGCTCGAGACTCGTACGCCCGATAGCCGGTCGTATTGTGATTAACGATCGAGGGAATAGTAATGATAAAATTATGTATacgtttgctttctcaaacttCCCGATAGAAACGCCACGATGAAAAAAAGCATATCGGATCGTCGGATGAGTAACTTGAAGggtattttacatatttacattGGTACGTTTACAGTGATTACGAACTTACAATTACGGATAATAGTAATGATGACGAAGGTAACGTTTTCCGATTTCACGTTGGTTTTTGACAGATTGGGACGAGATTAAATTGTGAACGACAAATTGTAGATGTACAATCGGTTATCTTTCGGGAAAGATCTACGAAGTAAAGAAGATGGAACGTTCGAAAGAAGAATGAATTTTATGAATTAAATTATGACATTATAGTTACGTATAAAAAGTCGTACGGAAATTATTGCGATTAAATACGCGAACTACATTCTCGTTTACGTTTTTTGGTAATTTGATCGCTTCTTCGTCTTTTCCCTGTCcgttttcttttgtttaaaaCCAATTACCAATTTTCATTATACGAACGAAATCCGGTTCGGTTTATTCCGATACCAATTCGTCGATCGAGGGTTTAGCGAAGATTAAAGAGACATCCGATTAAAGCTTCGTTAAAATTaaccgaatcgttcgaaaggtCACGAGTTTTAGATCGAACAATTATCGGTCAATGAAACCTCCGCGAttgatcgaatactcgaactaTCGTACGCGATCGAGGAATGTGCAAGATCGACGAAAATACCAGTGTTTAAATATATCTACAAAACAACGAACAAAAGTCAAAGTTCCATGTTTATAAGATCAAAAgtaaacaataattttttaaacatagtCAATACGTTTTTTACTAGATGCGAATAGACAATATTTGGCTAAATTTAAATCCGATATAAAAATCTGCAATCTTTCGATTTTTTAGCGGACCAGGAACACCTATTCGCATCTAATAGAATAGTTTGATAAACGCTAACGTATTCGCGATCCTGTTTCCATAAAGATAATTTCGCATTTATCCTTTGTATCGTGAAGTGCTTGGTGTTGGTTGCACTTCGAAGTAATTGAAACAACGCGATCaatgtttcgttcgataaacgtgTGCTTATTTAAAATCGTCCGAGGATTGCTTTCCATTTTGGCGTTTAAATCGCAGCACAGCGTAAAGCGCTGTTTCACGATATGTCGGTGTCTCTTCGAGCCAATGGTAGGTTAGTTGCCGAGTGTCTTTCGGATGGGCCGTACGTGTAATGCTTCTGCAAACTCTTTGTATCGCAAGGGGACGTTTTTCACTGATTGGACGTTGGAAAATGCGATACTGTCGCAACGACGAATCACGACGAAGTACGATCTACGCAGCAGGATGCAAACGGCGATGTGTACTAAACGTTCAGAGAACGTCGTGCGAGAAATGTGAAAAGTGTTTTTTTCCGCACAACCTGTGAGTAACTGGCCTGCTTTTTTTTGTTGCGTCTCGTTGGATGCGTAAGGCGCTCAGCTGTAGTACGGGTACGTGACGGAAGATGTTTTGCTAGTAAAGTTTGCGCCACCGTATTTTGACGCGAGACACGAACTGTCATCCGTTCGGTTCGACCAAAACGGATCCCCTGACGAGAATCAACGCAAAAACAAGCGGTTTACGATGGGGACAGGACTCGTATTATCCCACGTCGGAATTGTCGCGATTCTCTAATCGACGCTGGGATTAACAAATCGAAGCGCACTGCTTGAGAAACGCGAAATTGCAACCGAGGTCCCATAAAAATGGGAAATTGTTTGAAGCGTGCTGGAGGCAGTCAACAAGACAACACCACTTTGTTGAGTAACAATTCTGATCCTACGCTGATTATCGGTTCTTCGCAAGAAGGCCTTGGACCTCCAATACTCACTAATGtaattatatttcttcttttatcctCGACCGATCGCATATTCAGCCGCTCGTTGCTTTACCCGTAACGAATCTGTGAATGCATCAACTCCCGACACTATATTTTTTCTTGATGCCCCcgatttctctttttatttttatgctcctggaattattaatataaacaaTATGAAATTTTATGGAAATTTAGTTTTACGATTTAATTCTGTTAACTAGTTGTTTTTCTTTATCCATACCTTAATTATACAGTATCAAGAAGTTCGAATCTAAATTATATATGATATATTTTGCAACAAAGAAACTATAATATAGACAATTTATAATTTACCTctgttgtttgaaattaagttctTATTTACTTTCAATTCTATAGGAGGTAGTTCGTTTTTCCTCTCCGTCGAATGTTCCAAGGATGCATCAAGGCATCGGTATCGGCGTTACTTTAGGACCAACCAGTGGACCTGGTACACTAAGCGAAGAAGAACAGCAAGTACTAGTTGCAAAACGCATAGGACTTATCCAACACTTACCTATGCGGGAATACGATGGAGCTAAAAAGGGAGAGTGCGTGATATGTATGATGGAACTGGTAGTTGGAGAGGAAGTCCGTTATTTACCCTGTATGCACACTTATCATGCACTTTGTATCGACAATTGGTTGCTACGTTCGCTGACATGCCCGTCGTGCATGGAACCGGTAGATGCAGCATTGATTAGCTCGTATCATCCAACCACTTAACGTCCCAGAGTTGCAAAATTGGTGTAGCTAATCGGTAATCAAACTATACTACCATGGTAAACAGAGCAACTGGAAAGAAACGTTAATTTTACAATCGCGTATAATGGCTTCCAAATAGTAAGGGGCCTTTTCTTGTTAATGGCCAATTATATTTGCCATTGTATTCGACGTATCCGCGCACGTGCtgagtaataataatacttgtATTATAAACAGTTGTAAATGTCTCCTATATAGGTCATTCCCTCTTACAGGGTAATGTTCTCCATACGGATCATTGCAAACACAGTATGGTGTATTTACGATCAGAAAGCAATCGCCATAGTCGGTTAGTTTCCTGCAAAATCTAAAGTAGTTTTCTTTTCATACAGCTGAAAGATGTTCTATTTTATGCTCGAATAAGCGGGGCAATTAAAAGATGTAACCGCGTGTTGCTAAAGCTATTTTACGTTGAATAAACTAGTATCTACTTGACTTTTGTCATTTGGTCAAGTAGCGATAGACGACTATACATACACATTGTGAATATTGTGAGCAATATGGTGTACTACAAAATATCATGCTACGTATATTTTTAACTATAATTGCAATCATTTCATATTTCCAGATActaaaaacatatttttagaTTATATCTTTCGACATACAAAGTTAATctcgttatttttaaatacaatgtcTCTTATTTCAATATAGCGATGTCGTGAAATGCGTAGGTGATCTTTTCCTCGAGAATTGGACATGATATGGTTTAAAAAACTATAAACCAAAAATATTGGCATTCAGAGTTTGCTATTTATGTTTTAAGCTATTCCACGTGAAAAGATGGGCTgtttgtaattgtatttttatgttACTATTTACCAGATATCGTCTGtatattctttttatatatgtatacatattgttaaattgtattcatgtcattgaaatatttacatatttagttGCGTTTAGCGAAACGTACTCGTAGACGTAGTAACTATATTATGCGTGTATCGCGTTGTTAGTGCTTTAAGTAAAAGCAACAACAACGCATTTAACAGAGTCACTGATTCAATAGTCTGGTCGAACAAACATTATTTTAATGCTTTAGAACTCACTTTATCATTATCGATGCTTATGTATCGCAAAAATCGTATATATTGAGCTTTTGTTAAATTCGACCACATTGAATTAATTTGAAAAGCATTAAAGGATTAAATGCACGTTTTGATTTCACAATAATCTCGAATTTAGATTTCGATATGAAATTAGAGATCGTaagtgaaattttttttgtGATAAAAACAATCAGCCTGTGACCATTATCATTATTTTCTGATCTATCATATTATTAAAGATCGAAAAAATTTCGATGAATTTCATATGATGAatgtatatgcatatatatgcaTTTATCGCATGAaattgatatgtatatatacattcgaaattttatatatatatatatcatatatatgtaatatatatgtatatgataATATTCATTTAAACATTTCCTATGGGGgtaagaatattttaatggtttacGAAAGCTTCGCGTGTAATGTTGCTGATTTGTTTAAAGAGGAAAATGATGCTGTGACATAGTGATTTATTGACGAAATGCAAATATAGGACTAgcgatttaattaaaatataaatatttagtaaGAACTAATGACTTTTCCACACAATACCTTCTTTCCTTCCATAAGCAAATTTCTTTCGGTACTGAACTGTAtgttaataaattgttttacattaatttctcaaaaaaatacgttatccgttaaaatTCTGTAACTACGTTTGAAGCAACCGTTTTGCTTTTTTCGACTTATGTATTTTACAGATaaacttgaaaatttgaaactttgcgCGTTCACTTTAATGACCTTTAAGGTGTTACGTATCtatattttagcaaatctgatatttaATGTcggaaattatatttaactgAACTTCGCGTTTAAAACATCTAATTTAAAACGATTGAATTTAAAGGGTACAAAGCGTTTACTCAATTCGTTAACAGGAATATTACTTGACGAAGAAAATGTCACTAGCAAGAGTCGACATCTAGTAACACGAAAGTTGGAATGTTGTGTAAATAGGGAGAGAAAGAATGGTCTCGCGCAATCATCAGTCAGGGAGCCTCGCATCGGTCCGTAGGCGTCATCATGGTGTGTGGGCTGGAGCGTTTTTGAGAGACGACGAGTTTGTTTTCAGTCGATAAAAGGTGTGGGCATTTTCGTTATTATGGTGATGCTTTTGCGAGGAGTGGCGTACTCGTCCTACGGAATCGTTATGGGGAAAACCGTCGGCGATACGCAACGTACAATTACGAAATAAGTTTTGAAAACGGAACGATACGACGACGCGTACGATGTCGAGTTCGGAACAAGTATTTCCCGTACGTCGACTCGAGTGGAAGCGCAAATGGACGGCAGTTGTTTTATCGATGTTATGCGTGATTCCATTGAATCCTACAAGTGCCGACTTGATATCGTATGGTTCAAAGGATAATCAGTGTCCCGTCGAGTGTGCGTGCCTTGGGAATGTGGTCGACTGCAGTAGCTTACAATTGATCGGAGCACCCAGCGGTCTACCACCATGGACAGAAATCTTGTGAGTAAATAATCGCTCGTTATCCTATCAAGAACGAGCATCGAGAGACGGTGCCACGCCGTCTTTCGTAGATTAATCGACGCAATTCATTTTTTCGAACTCTCTGATGCGTTTAATCGGTTTCGAtacttgttttttcttttcattctcaAACTGATCGTTATTCTAAAATTTTACGAttcctttttttcatttctacatGATCATATTACGCTGTTTCGTTGTGTGCAATGAGTCGTTGAGATTGAAAGTTTGAAACAACGCATATTCATTGTAACATGATCTAATGTAGATAAGATAATGTACAGGAatttgtaacagaaatattgtgtTAATACGTGCGATAACATTATTTCGTTTTACCGAGCAGAATGCGAGCAATATTTTTCACaggttcatttgtccgtttatgtttgtaaattattaaaaaattttatttgataATACATTTGTAATGAATGATCAAAAATGATTTCTTTAATGAAATTCAATTTAGAGTATTTTagtagaataaatattaaatcattGAAATAAGAATGAGTGTCaatgtacaatttattattCCATAAGAGTGAATTTTCTATGTGGAAAGTGATATATCCATTCATGCATTGTGTGCATCTTTGTACActacattttgtaaatttttttctattgtgAGTGAAAGTTATACaatcaaaataaaataacaagtgtACAACATATGTTCTTTATTCTGTAAATGGTAAAATGATAATGATAGACTCCTAGTTACATATACATTAGCAGGAATTCTTGACCATATAAGGCAATATGCATGGGGGTACACTATTGTCACTTTATAGAGCTTAGAGTCAAGGAGAACAAGATCTGGATGAAGAAAACCTTACCTTTAAGGGTTTGAGGCAACTTTTAGCAACAACATGCTTATGTTTCTAGGCAGTAGAATTTAAAAGAATTACATTTTGTAATTTCCATCTGAGAGATAGAAAAAGATGTAAACATGACAtagaaataaattgttttttctaaacataaaaaaagtaaaaacatAAATGATAAAAGCTGTAAATAAACTAATGTTAATAATGTTGTTTTTATATTACAGGGAACTAAGAGAGAATAATATAGCTAGTTTGGAGTTTGATGCACTGTTACATTTAACTAAGCTCAAAGAATTGTAAGTAacctttttaatattcttatatTTACTGGTACTTTGTTTCAAAGTACAATACTACTCTGCAATTCTTTTATTATAAGAAcaaattaatagaaataaataaaaataatgatccTTATAGGGACCTCAGCGCCAATAAATTTGGAGATAACTTTACTATTATACTATCAGAAAATACACAGTTACAAGGACTTAAAGTAAATAAGAACCAATTAACACAGATACCAGATTTGTTTCTTGTGAAAAACTTAACGCATCTTGCATTGTAAGTATATTGCTTCATTGCTCCATATCATAAGAGTGAAATTCATTTTCCATGTAAacaatagttatttgttttcagAGCTCATAATTTGATTAGTGATATAAATGGAAGCGCGTTACTGAGTTTACAACAACTTCAAAGTTTGGATATTAGTGGAAATAGAATAAGTACAATAAAACATGGATCCTTTCTTGTTCCTAATTGTCTTA carries:
- the Rnf11 gene encoding ring finger protein 11 produces the protein MGNCLKRAGGSQQDNTTLLSNNSDPTLIIGSSQEGLGPPILTNEVVRFSSPSNVPRMHQGIGIGVTLGPTSGPGTLSEEEQQVLVAKRIGLIQHLPMREYDGAKKGECVICMMELVVGEEVRYLPCMHTYHALCIDNWLLRSLTCPSCMEPVDAALISSYHPTT